A single window of Polaribacter sp. SA4-10 DNA harbors:
- a CDS encoding PLP-dependent cysteine synthase family protein, translated as MVRHQGINNTILELVGETPLVKLQKITKNLKGSYYAKLEAFNPGHSAKDRIALHIVENAEKKGILKKGATIVETTSGNTGFSLAMISIVKGYKCILAVSDKSSQDKIDMLKSMGAEVHVCPANVAPNDPRSYYEVAKTIHRKTKNSVYINQYFNELNIEAHYRTTGPEIWKQTEGKITHLVVASGTGGTISGTGKYLKEQNKNVKILGVDAVGSVLKKYHETREFDEKEISPYKIEGLGKNLIPTATDFDVIDIYEKVTDKEAALKSREIVKTEGIFPGYTSGAVMQATEQYEKLGMFDENSFVVLIFPDHGSRYMNKIYSDSWMKEQGFI; from the coding sequence ATGGTCAGACATCAAGGAATTAACAATACAATATTAGAATTAGTAGGAGAAACGCCGCTAGTTAAGCTTCAAAAAATCACAAAGAACCTTAAAGGATCTTATTATGCTAAATTAGAAGCATTTAATCCTGGGCATTCTGCAAAAGATAGAATTGCACTACATATTGTAGAAAATGCAGAAAAGAAAGGAATCCTTAAAAAAGGTGCAACAATTGTAGAAACTACTTCTGGTAATACAGGTTTTAGTTTAGCAATGATTAGCATTGTAAAAGGGTATAAATGTATTTTAGCTGTTAGCGATAAATCATCACAGGATAAAATAGATATGTTAAAGTCTATGGGAGCAGAAGTACATGTTTGTCCTGCAAATGTTGCTCCAAATGATCCAAGATCTTATTATGAAGTAGCAAAAACAATTCATAGAAAAACAAAGAACTCTGTTTATATAAATCAATATTTTAATGAGTTAAATATAGAAGCTCATTACAGAACTACTGGCCCAGAAATTTGGAAACAAACAGAAGGGAAAATCACACATTTAGTTGTTGCAAGTGGAACTGGAGGAACAATATCTGGAACAGGAAAATACCTAAAAGAACAAAATAAAAATGTTAAAATATTAGGGGTTGATGCTGTTGGGTCTGTTTTAAAGAAATACCACGAAACTAGAGAGTTTGATGAAAAAGAAATAAGTCCCTATAAAATTGAAGGGTTAGGGAAAAACTTAATTCCTACTGCTACAGATTTTGATGTAATTGATATCTATGAAAAAGTTACAGATAAAGAAGCAGCATTAAAATCTAGAGAAATAGTTAAAACGGAAGGAATCTTCCCTGGATACACTAGTGGTGCAGTAATGCAGGCTACAGAACAGTATGAAAAACTAGGTATGTTTGATGAAAACAGTTTTGTTGTACTTATTTTTCCAGATCATGGTTCACGTTATATGAATAAAATTTACAGTGATTCTTGGATGAAAGAACAAGGATTTATATAA
- a CDS encoding pyridoxal phosphate-dependent aminotransferase family protein — MTTDLFARIIEDKGPLGNWAEKAEGYYVFPKLEGPISNRMSFNGKKVITWSINDYLGLANHPDVIKADGEAASEHGMAFPMGARMMSGHTPIHEQLEEECAEFVDKEKAYLLNFGYQGIMSAIDALVTKNDIIVYDMDTHACIIDGVRLHSGKRFVYRHNDMESFEKNIKRAKRMAEKTGGGILVISEGVFGMRGEQGRLKEIVAFKKEYNFRLLVDDAHGFGTLGEGGRGTGFEQGVQNDIDVYFATFAKSMAGIGAFLAGDKDVIQYLQYNMRSQMFAKSLPMAMVKGALKRLDMLRTMPELKERLWKNTNALQSGLRTSGFDLGTTQTCITPVFLKGEIPEAMAMVNDLRENHGIFCSIVVYPVIPKGLIILRLIPTATHTQEDIDETIVAFSAIRENLENGSYKKVAASMM; from the coding sequence ATGACGACAGATTTATTTGCAAGAATAATAGAAGACAAAGGTCCTTTAGGTAATTGGGCAGAAAAAGCGGAAGGGTACTATGTTTTTCCTAAGCTAGAAGGTCCAATATCTAATAGAATGTCTTTCAATGGCAAAAAAGTAATTACATGGAGTATTAATGACTATTTAGGTTTAGCAAATCATCCTGATGTAATAAAAGCAGATGGTGAAGCAGCATCAGAACATGGAATGGCCTTTCCTATGGGGGCAAGAATGATGTCTGGGCACACGCCAATTCATGAGCAATTAGAGGAAGAATGTGCCGAGTTTGTAGATAAAGAAAAGGCATACTTATTAAACTTTGGTTATCAAGGTATTATGTCTGCAATAGATGCCTTAGTGACCAAAAATGATATTATAGTCTATGATATGGATACACATGCTTGTATTATAGATGGTGTCCGTTTGCATTCAGGAAAGCGTTTTGTATATCGTCACAACGATATGGAAAGTTTTGAAAAAAACATAAAACGAGCTAAAAGAATGGCAGAAAAAACGGGTGGAGGAATTCTTGTAATTTCTGAAGGTGTTTTTGGAATGCGCGGAGAACAAGGTCGTTTAAAAGAAATTGTAGCATTTAAAAAAGAATATAATTTTAGATTATTAGTAGATGACGCACATGGATTTGGAACTTTAGGTGAAGGAGGAAGAGGTACCGGTTTTGAACAAGGAGTACAAAATGATATCGATGTTTATTTTGCAACTTTTGCAAAATCTATGGCTGGTATTGGTGCTTTTTTAGCTGGAGACAAAGATGTAATTCAGTATTTACAATATAATATGCGTTCTCAAATGTTTGCAAAGTCATTGCCAATGGCAATGGTTAAAGGGGCATTAAAACGTTTAGATATGTTGCGTACAATGCCAGAATTAAAAGAAAGATTGTGGAAAAATACAAATGCTTTACAATCTGGATTGCGTACTTCTGGTTTCGATTTAGGAACTACACAAACTTGTATAACACCTGTATTCTTAAAAGGAGAAATTCCTGAAGCAATGGCAATGGTAAATGACTTACGTGAAAACCATGGAATATTTTGCTCTATTGTTGTGTATCCAGTAATTCCAAAAGGATTAATTATTTTAAGATTAATACCTACAGCAACACATACACAAGAAGATATTGATGAAACAATTGTAGCTTTTTCTGCAATCAGAGAAAACTTAGAAAATGGTAGTTATAAAAAAGTTGCCGCTTCAATGATGTAA
- a CDS encoding S9 family peptidase, which translates to MKNTDAIAPVAEKQPYKLEKHGDERIDDYFWMRLSDEQKNAENKDAQTQKVYDYLNAENKYYEENIGYTDDFQESLFQEMKGRIKEDDQSVPYKDNGYFYITRYEKGSQYPIYSRKKGTLEAEEEILFNVNNEAKGYDYFQLGGLNISTDNKLIAFATDTVSRRQYFLRIKNLETGKIYKDIIENTTGGSVWANDNKTLFYTKKDPVTLRSEKIFKHVLGTDASEDVEVYHEKDDTFGTYVYKTKSDKYIVIGSYSTVSTEYQFLDADTPNGEFKMVQQRERDLEYSLAHFGDDFYILTNKDEAKNFKLMKTSVNKPSKENWVDVVPHREDTLLEDVSIFKDYLVLEERNNGLNKVRIKRWDGTKDEYLPFDEETYSATVYSNPDFDTDILRYSYNSMTTPSSIVDYNMKDKTKDVKKEQDVLGGKFKKENYISKRVWVTARDGEKVAVSLVYHKDTKLGKETPLLQYAYGSYGYTIPDGFSTTRLSLLDRGFVYALAHIRGSQYLGRDWYDDGKMLNKKNTFTDFIDCSKYLIENKYTSADHLYAMGGSAGGLLMGAIVNMNPELYNGIIAAVPFVDVISTMLDDSIPLTTGEYDEWGNPNEEEYYNYIKSYSPYDQVAPKKYPNMLVTTGLHDSQVQYWEPAKWVAKLRELKTDNNLLMLRTNMEAGHGGASGRFDALKETAKDYTFFLALENKLEK; encoded by the coding sequence ATGAAAAATACTGATGCAATAGCACCAGTTGCTGAAAAGCAACCTTATAAATTAGAGAAACACGGAGACGAAAGAATAGATGATTATTTTTGGATGCGTTTGTCTGATGAACAAAAAAATGCAGAAAATAAAGATGCACAAACTCAAAAAGTGTATGATTATTTAAATGCAGAAAATAAATATTACGAAGAGAATATAGGATATACAGACGATTTTCAAGAAAGCTTATTTCAAGAAATGAAAGGTCGTATTAAAGAAGATGACCAATCTGTACCTTATAAAGATAACGGTTATTTTTATATTACTCGTTATGAAAAAGGCAGTCAGTATCCAATTTACTCACGTAAAAAAGGAACTTTAGAAGCAGAAGAAGAAATCTTATTCAATGTAAATAATGAGGCAAAAGGATACGATTACTTTCAGTTAGGAGGTTTAAATATTTCAACAGACAATAAACTAATTGCTTTTGCAACTGATACGGTTAGTAGAAGGCAATATTTTCTCCGAATTAAAAATTTAGAAACAGGGAAAATCTATAAAGATATCATTGAAAATACAACTGGTGGTTCTGTTTGGGCAAATGATAATAAAACATTGTTCTACACAAAAAAAGACCCAGTAACTTTACGTAGCGAGAAAATTTTTAAACACGTTTTAGGTACAGATGCTTCAGAAGATGTTGAAGTTTACCATGAAAAAGATGACACTTTTGGAACCTATGTTTACAAAACAAAATCTGATAAATATATCGTTATAGGTTCTTACAGCACGGTTTCTACAGAATATCAATTTTTAGATGCTGATACTCCAAATGGAGAATTTAAAATGGTGCAACAAAGAGAAAGAGATTTAGAATATAGTCTTGCTCATTTTGGTGATGATTTTTATATTCTTACTAATAAGGATGAAGCAAAGAACTTTAAACTGATGAAAACATCTGTAAACAAACCTTCTAAAGAGAATTGGGTTGATGTTGTTCCTCATAGAGAAGATACTTTATTAGAGGATGTTTCAATATTTAAAGACTATTTAGTTTTAGAAGAAAGAAATAATGGATTAAATAAAGTAAGAATTAAACGTTGGGACGGAACAAAAGATGAGTATTTGCCTTTTGATGAAGAAACGTATTCTGCAACAGTGTATAGTAATCCTGATTTTGATACAGATATTTTAAGATATTCATATAATTCAATGACAACACCAAGTTCTATTGTCGATTATAATATGAAAGATAAAACTAAGGATGTTAAAAAAGAACAGGACGTATTAGGAGGGAAGTTTAAAAAAGAAAACTACATCAGTAAACGCGTTTGGGTAACTGCAAGAGATGGAGAAAAAGTAGCCGTTTCTTTAGTGTATCATAAAGATACTAAATTAGGCAAAGAGACTCCTTTATTACAATACGCTTATGGCTCTTATGGTTATACAATTCCAGACGGATTTTCTACAACGCGTTTAAGCTTGTTAGACAGAGGTTTTGTGTATGCTTTAGCACACATTAGAGGAAGCCAATATTTAGGAAGAGATTGGTATGATGATGGAAAAATGTTGAACAAGAAAAACACCTTTACAGATTTTATAGATTGTTCTAAATATTTAATTGAAAATAAGTATACTTCCGCAGATCATTTATATGCAATGGGAGGTTCTGCAGGTGGTTTATTAATGGGAGCAATTGTGAATATGAATCCAGAATTGTACAACGGTATTATTGCAGCTGTTCCATTTGTTGATGTAATTTCTACAATGTTAGATGATAGTATTCCTTTAACAACAGGAGAATATGACGAATGGGGAAATCCTAATGAAGAAGAATATTATAACTATATAAAATCATATTCGCCTTACGATCAAGTAGCACCAAAAAAATATCCTAACATGTTAGTAACAACTGGTTTGCATGATTCTCAAGTACAATATTGGGAACCAGCAAAATGGGTTGCTAAATTACGTGAGTTAAAAACTGACAATAATTTATTAATGTTACGCACAAATATGGAAGCTGGACATGGAGGGGCATCAGGTAGGTTTGATGCTTTAAAAGAAACGGCTAAAGACTACACTTTCTTCCTTGCTTTAGAAAATAAGTTAGAAAAATAA
- the gcvT gene encoding glycine cleavage system aminomethyltransferase GcvT, which translates to MKNIALHKIHEALGAKMVPFAGYNMPVQYEGVTAEHLTVRESLGVFDVSHMGEFLVEGENALALIQKVTSNDASKLAIGDAQYSCFPNEDNGIVDDLICYRIKENTYLLVVNASNIEKDWNWISKYNEEFKAELKDLSEGYSLLAIQGPKAIEAMQSLTSENLSAIKFYTFKINDFAGVENVIISATGYTGSGGFEIYCKNEEAVQIWNKVFEAGAAFGIKPIGLAARDTLRLEMGYCLYGNDINDTTSPIEAGLGWITKFTKNFVNSEALAKEKEHKPERRLVAFELDERGIPRHGYDIVDENGNIIGNVTSGTMSPSLQKGIGMGYVPRIGSKSGTRIYIQVRKKAIPATIIKLPFYKG; encoded by the coding sequence ATGAAAAATATTGCATTACATAAAATTCATGAAGCTCTTGGAGCAAAAATGGTTCCTTTTGCAGGTTATAATATGCCTGTACAATATGAAGGAGTTACAGCAGAACACTTAACAGTAAGAGAATCTCTAGGTGTTTTTGATGTCAGTCATATGGGAGAATTTTTGGTTGAAGGAGAAAATGCGTTGGCTTTAATTCAAAAAGTAACATCTAATGATGCTTCTAAATTAGCAATTGGAGATGCACAATACAGTTGTTTTCCTAATGAAGATAATGGTATTGTAGATGATTTAATTTGTTATAGAATTAAAGAAAACACCTATTTATTAGTTGTAAATGCTTCTAATATTGAAAAAGATTGGAACTGGATTAGCAAATACAACGAAGAATTTAAAGCGGAATTAAAAGATTTATCGGAAGGTTATTCGCTATTAGCAATTCAAGGTCCCAAAGCAATTGAAGCGATGCAATCTTTAACTTCAGAAAATTTATCTGCAATAAAATTTTATACGTTTAAGATAAATGATTTTGCAGGAGTTGAAAACGTAATTATTTCTGCAACTGGTTATACAGGTTCTGGTGGATTTGAAATTTACTGTAAGAATGAAGAAGCTGTACAAATTTGGAACAAAGTTTTTGAAGCTGGTGCTGCTTTTGGAATTAAACCAATTGGTTTAGCAGCACGTGATACATTACGTTTAGAAATGGGGTATTGTTTATATGGAAATGATATTAACGACACAACCTCTCCTATTGAAGCTGGCTTAGGCTGGATCACTAAGTTTACCAAAAATTTTGTAAATAGTGAAGCTTTAGCGAAAGAGAAAGAACACAAACCAGAAAGACGTTTAGTTGCTTTTGAATTGGATGAAAGAGGAATTCCAAGACATGGCTATGATATTGTTGATGAAAATGGAAATATTATTGGAAATGTTACTTCTGGAACGATGAGTCCTTCTTTACAAAAAGGAATTGGAATGGGGTATGTACCAAGAATAGGCTCTAAATCTGGAACTCGTATTTACATACAAGTTCGTAAAAAAGCAATTCCAGCCACAATTATAAAATTACCTTTTTATAAAGGATAA
- a CDS encoding YbaB/EbfC family nucleoid-associated protein codes for MFGDISGMMGKLKEAQQKVEETKTRLNSVLINETSKDGNIKITVTANREIKSISIANELLTDKEELEDYLILTLNSAIKKATAINEQEMAAAAKSGMPNIPGMELFQ; via the coding sequence ATGTTTGGAGACATTTCTGGGATGATGGGAAAGCTGAAAGAAGCACAACAAAAAGTAGAAGAAACAAAGACTAGATTGAATTCTGTTTTAATTAACGAAACGTCAAAAGACGGTAATATTAAAATTACGGTTACAGCTAATAGAGAGATAAAATCTATTTCTATTGCTAATGAATTGCTTACAGATAAGGAAGAATTAGAAGATTATTTAATTCTAACACTTAATAGTGCTATTAAAAAAGCTACGGCAATTAACGAACAAGAAATGGCTGCTGCTGCAAAAAGCGGAATGCCAAATATTCCTGGAATGGAGCTGTTTCAATAA